The genomic window CTCGAATTCGGCCAGCCAACGGAACAGCGGTGGCACCGCCTCCAGCGGCACCGTGGCGCCCGCCGAAGGCAGGCCGAGGATCACGAAAACCAGCATGCTGAATAGCAATCCGGTCGAGCCGAGCACCGCGATCAGCGAACTGGACGTGACGCCGACCGCGACGATCGCGAACACCCCGAACGCCCACAGCGGGAAACCGAGCGGGATGGGCATGCCGAGCGCGTGCGCGATGGCCAGATAAATTGCCGACGTCGCCAGCGCCAGCACCACCATGATCGCCCACTTCACCAGCAGGGTGCGGAAGCGCGAGATGTTGGCCTGTTCGGCGAAGCGGTATACGGGGCCCCACTCGGCGGGCACGTAGCCGAGCAGGGAGTCGACCAGCGTGCTGACCACGATGCTGCCGGTGAATCCGGCGAGCAACAGCAGCAGCGCGTAGTAGAACGCCGACAGCCCGTTGCCGGTGCCGTTCGGCAGTGGGTTGTAGGTCGTCGACTTGAAGTCGATCGGACTGGCGAGCCCGAGCTGCGCGGCCCCGGTCAGCGGCGCGCCGCCGGACTGGGCAGCGACCTGATCCGAAAGTTCTTGGCCTACGGCCTGATTGATGTTCACCGCGGCCGAGTTCAGGGTCTGCCCCGCGATGCCGGCGCCGAGGGTCCCGGCGCGCTGATTGGTTAAAATCGTGATCGACGGGCGCTCCACCCGGCCGGGCACCAGCGAACCCTCGCCGAATTCACGGAGCCGGGTCGACAGGTTGACCGGAATCGCCATCTCGCCATACACCTGGGCGTTGTCCAGCAGGCGCTTGGCCTCGTCCCGCGAAACCACCCGAACGTCGAATTTGTCCTTGTCCAGGTTGGTCGTCAGACCCGCGACGATCCGTGCGCCGGTAGGCCCGGCGTCCTCGTTGACCACCGCGATCGGGAAGTGGTGCAGGTTGGTCGCCGGGTTCAGGATGCCGCCGAGATACAGGGCGCACAGGGCCAACATCAACGCCAGCGTGGCCAGGATCGGCAGCGCCCAGAAGCGCACGCTGCGTAGGGCTTTTACGTTGTGCTTCGGGTTGGGCGCCGCGTGCCGCGGCTGCGATTGAGACATGCGGGCTCCTGTTCGTCGTGCGCAACTCTATTGGGCTAGCCGCCCAGGCCCGCGTGCATCTCCCAGATCAGGACTTCCGCCGGCTCGCGCGCCGTCAGGCGCCGGCTGTCGGCGTCGGTGAACCGGACGGCGTCGCCCGCCCCGAGCTCGCCGATGCCCTCCACCGCGACCGCGCCGCGCGGGACGAACAGGTGCACGTAGCGGGCGGCGGGCGTGACGACGGTCGCGCCCGCTTGCAGCCGCGCGGCGTGCAGCGCGGCGTTGCGGTTGTGCAGCGAGATGGCGGCATCGTGCCCGGGCATTCCCGACGCGATCGTCACCAGGCCGGCGGTCAGCAGGTCGTCGTCGACGAGCTGCTGCTGGTAGCCGGGAGAGATGCCGGTCTCGTCGGGCACCACCCACATCTGCACGAAATGCACCGGCTCCGTAGATGACTCGTTCTTCTCGGAGTGCAGAATCCCGCTGCCCGCCGACATGCGCTGCGCCAGCCCGGGATAGATCACGCCATGATTTCCGGTTGAGTCGGAGTGGGTGAGTTCGCCGGCGAGCACCCAGGTCACGATCTCCATGTCCCGGTGCGGGTGGGTGTCGAATCCCGAATCGGGTTCGACGATGTCGTCGTTGTTCACCAGCAGCAGCCCGTGGTGGGTGTTGTCGGGCTCGTAGTGGTCGCCGAACGAGAACGAGTGCCGGGATCGCAGCCAGGGCGCCGTGGTGACCGCCCGGTCGGCCGCTCGGCGAAGCTCCGCGGTGGCAGGCATGCCGTTCAGGGTAGTGCCGCCAACAGATCCTGTGCATGTCTGAGCGCGGCATTCAGTGCGGCCAGCGACAGACCGGCCGGGCGGCCCAGATGGATCTCGATCTGGTATTCGGGTTGGTCGTCTTGCCCGAAGATGGGCAGGACGACGAATTCGGTTGACGGCAAATCTTTTTCGAGCGATCCGGTCACCGACTGCAATGTGACCATCGTCATCAACGTCGTCAGCTGGTGGGCGACCTGGGCGGTGGGCTCCAGCGAGGCCAGGACGCCGGCCAGGCGGTGGTGCAGGGACTCGTGGGTGTCGTCGAACCGCCACGCGCCGTAGCCGCGGGTCCGGATGTCGGCGAGCACCCGTTGGTGCTGCGCAATCTCGGCGCGGGTCAGCCTCGGCAGGACGCGCTGCAGCCAGGCCTGGACGGACTCTTCGTCGCGCCACGCCATCGCGACCAACCCGAACGGCGGGTCGATCGGGAAGTGCTGCCCGACGGCGTGCCCGCCGTCCGCGCCGTGCCCGACCGTGTCGATGGTGGTGAGCCGCCGGCCGCCGATCCGCGACATCGAACAGCCCGCGCCGAGCGCGTCGTGCAGGAAGTCCAGCGCTTCGCGCCCCCGGTCCAGCAGCGGGAACTGCACCCGCAGTCCGTGCACCAACCCGAACAGGCCGCTGCCCAGACAGAACCGGCGATCCGCGCGGCGGGTCACCCAGGACCGGCGTTCCAGCTCGGTCAGCACCAGCGCACACGTCGACGTGCTGATGCCGCAGATCTTCGCCAGTTCGGCCGAAGTGCGGCCCTGCGGTGAATTCGCCAACGTGCCAAGCACGTCCATCACCCGGCCGGTGGGCGGCGACTTGGCGGTTGACGTATCCATGCCTGGTTCCTACCATCCGTCCAAAATATAAGAAAGAACGTCCTAATATTAGGAGTACTCGTGATCAAGGTGGGGGTCTGGGGCCCGGGCTCGATGGGGGTGATCGCCCTGCGCGCGGTGATCGACCACCCCGAGCTGCATCTGGTCGGCGTGGTCGTGCACAGCGACGCCAAGGCCGGGCGCGACGCGGGGGAGCTGTGCGGCAGCGCGCCGGTCGGGGTGGTGGCCACGCAGGATCCGGCCCAGCTGCTGGCCGGCGATGCCGACGTGGTGGTCTACGCCGCCGGCGCCAACCTGCGCCCGCTGGAGGCCGTCGCGGACATGGTGTCGATCCTGCGGGCCGGAAAGAACGTGGTGTCGTGTTCGGTGGTGCCGCTGGTCTATCCCGACGGCGTCGACGCGGCGTTCACCGAACCGCTACGACAGGCCGCGCTGGACGGCGGCGTGTCCTTCTTTACCACCGGCATCGACTCCGGGTTCGCCAATGACGTTCTGCCACTGGTGCTCACGGGGGTCTCCAGGGTCATCGAATCGGTGCGGGTAACGGAGATGTTCAACTACGCCACCTACCCGGACAAGGCCGCCGTCTACGAGATCCTCGGGTTCGGCAAGCCGCCCGAGTACCAGGCCTTCGCGGCCCAGCCGGGAATCTTCACCTTCGGCTGGGGGCCCGTCGTGCACCAGCTCGCCGCCGGGCTCGGCGTCAAGGTCGACCGCATCGAGGAGAGCAACGAACGGGTCGCCGCGACCGAGTCGTTCGACACCCCGACTGGACGCATCGAGGCCGACACGATCGCGGCGATGCGCTCCACCCTGACCGGATACATCGGGGAGACGGCCACTTTCGTCGTCGACCATGTGACCCGGATGCGCGACGACATCGCCCCCGAGTGGCCCCAGCCGCACATCAGCATTGCGCCGAAAGACCTCGGCTACGGGCTCGCCTCGGGCCGCGGCGTGTACCGCGTCGAGATCGAGGGATCCCCGAGCATGCGCTGCGAATTCGAGATGGCCGAGGACCACGACCACGACCTGGGCGCGCGCATCGCGGGCTCGTCGCGGATGGTCAACGCCATCCCCGCGGTGTGCGCGGCGGCGCCCGGCCTGCTGTCCGCGCTGGATCTGCCCCTGATCACCGGCGCCGGCCTGGTCCGCCCGGTGGACGGCCCACCGCCGGACAGCCGGCTGCTTCAGTTCTGACCGTCGGCGTAGACCGACGCCGAACACGTCGCCATCTTCGGTTGCACTGCAACGGGTTCCGGCTCAGCGACCTGTTGCGCCGCGCGACGCCGGCCCGCGGCCCGGCTGTTCAGCCAGCACGCCAGGCCGCCGGCGACCAGCCCGATCGCCACACCGATGTCCGGGCGCTGCCCGAGCGCCAGCCAGCACAGCATCGCGGCCACCGCGGGAATGACGGCGAACAACATCGCGACCGCCGCCGCCCCGTGCATGCTGATGGCGCGCAGGTAAAGACTGACCGCGAGCGTGGCGTTGAGCAGCACCATGGCGGTGACGGCGAAGGCGGCTTTGACCGCGTCGTGGACGGCGAAGGGTGTCAGCAGTGTCAACGCCGCCGCGGGTAGCAGGGCGACGGCATTCTGCACGGCACCCATGGCACGGAAGTCGACGCCCGCGCAATACCGCTGCTGGTACACGCCTCCTGCCGACAACCCGAGCAACGCGGCGACGAGCAGGACAATGACGGGGTCGACGCCGTGCGAGCCCATCAGTCGGCGGGCGCAGGCGGCCAGCACCGCGGCGACGCCGAGGGCCAGCGCGGCGACTCGCAGCGGACCGATCCGCTCACGCAGGAAGATCGCGGCCAACAGGGCCGTGGCGACCGGGTTCATGGCGATCACCACCGCGCAGAGCACCGCCGGCGCCCCGAGCAGCAACGCCTCGTAGACACAGCAGAATTGCACGGCCTGGACGAACAGCCCGGCGACCACGACATGCCAAAACTGCGTTCCGCGCGGCCAGGCTGACCTGGCGAGCAGCGCCAGGGCCGCCAAAATGATTGCTGCAGAACTGAATCGGAGCACCAGTACGGCCATGGGAGACATCGAGGAGACGGCGAGCGCCCCGATGGGAAAGCCGACCGCGTAGGTCAGCGTCACCCACGACGCGGTGGTCCATGGCATACGGGGGAGATCCATGCCGCCCATCGTCGCGAAGATCGACCCATTCCGTCCAACGATTATTGGCGATCAAGATCGATCACCCTGTCTTATCAATTATCGCCTAGTAGGTGCATTTCATGGATTCTTCCGGAATAATTGATCATTATCCCTAATCGACCTAGGGTGTTGATATGCCTCAGGTGCTCGATATCGCGCCGCTGCGCAGCCTCGTCGCCGTCGCCGACTGTGGCGGATTTCACCGGGCCGCCGCCGCGCTGCATCTGAGCCAGTCCGCGGTCAGCCAGCACCTGCGCAAGGTGGAGAGCGTCGTCGGCCAGCCGGTGGTGGAGCGTGCCGGCCGTGGCGTGCTGTTCACCGAGGTCGGTCAGAAGGTGCTGCGGCACGCCCGCGCTATCCTGGCGGCGCACGACGCGGCCCTGCATGATCTGGGCGCCACCGAGCCCAGGCTGTTGACGATCGGCGCCACCGAGCACGGTGCCGACGTGATGCTGCCCGCCCTGACCGGCACGCTGCGCAAGCGGCTGCCCGATCGCCGGCCGCGCTTCCGGCTGGACCGCAACGTGTCGCTGGCCGACGCGCTGGACCGGGGCCTGGTGGACCTGGCGATCCTGCTCGACGGTTCGGGACTGGACCGGGCTAACGCCTCGGGAATCGTTGGGCTGCAATGGGTATCGGCGCGATCCTTCAATGTTCCCGCGGGCGGTCCACTGCCGTTGGTGATCTATTCCGAGCCGTGCACGCTGCGTGAGCCGGCCTTCTCGGTCCTGGAAAAGCACGGCGTCGACTACGAGATCGTAGCCGAATGCGGGGATTTGTCGGGGCTTTACGCGGCGGTGCGGTCCGGTCTCGGGGTGGCGCTGCTGCCGATGATCGGCAAGCTGCCCGATGGGCTGTGCCCGGCCGAGGGGATGCCGGCGCCCAATTCCGCCTCGATACTGGTGCGCGGCCGCGCCGGCATCGACCAGGAGCTGCTGGCGACCGTGGATGCCGCCGTGCGCGACGTGCTGGTCGCCGAAAACTGAACTCAGGTGCGGTATGTCGCGGCCGCGAGGTCCAGGATCTCGGCGCGGTCGGCGGGCAGGATGAACCCGGATTGGATCGCCGCGTCGAGCGCGGTGGTGAAGCGATCCAGGTATTCGGCCACCCCGCCCGGGTAGAGCCGACTCAGGGTCGCGGCGTCGAACGGCTCGCCCGAGCCGAAGATCGCGGACATGACGTTGGTGGCGGCGAGCTCGGCGCCACCCGCGCCGGACGTCCGGGCGATCGGCACGTCGACCCACGGGGTGCGGACACCGCCCTGGGCGAGCCCATTGCTGTCCGAAACCGGTTGTAAATCTTCGGTTTCCCGAATCTGGATCGGGTCCGCGGCGGACGCCGGCTCGCCGGTTTCGACCCACCCGCGCAGCGCGGCCAACGCGGCCTGCACGACGTAGTGGTGTTGCGGCGCGAAGTTGAGGTAGTGGTCGAGTTGTTGACCCATCAGCATGTCGGTGGGCGCGTAGGCGGCCACGATGTCGTCGAGCGGCGCGGTCCCGGTGTCGATCGGTGCGACCTGGATCGTGTAGTTGTCCGCGTGCGCGGCACCGGCGATTTCCCAGACCCGCAGCCGGTCGGTGTCCGGTTGCCGGGCGAAGTAGTAGCCGTGCTGGACGGCGCCGAAAAGGTCGGTCTCGGTGATGATCGTGAGGACCGGAACCCGCAGATCGGGGCGGAACTTCACCGCCTGCGGGGTGGGGTTTTCCAGGTGGTCGAAGATGGAACTGCCGTCCAGCGGGGCGACGGACCCGAATCGGGAGTGCACCAGGAAGCCGTCGTACACCGTGGCGAGCGGATCGACGGCGTTGAGGTAGCTGCTGAGGAACATCGCCGATTGCGATTCACCCAGGGCCACAACGTTTTCCGCGCGCAAACCGCGCAGCGGGGTGTCGTCTCCGACGGCCCTGGCCAGCGCTCCGGCCTGCGAGAAGATGTCGAAGCAGAACGCGTCGCCCGGGTGCCGTAGGCCGGCGTACCGGGCGGGATCCTGGCTCTTGAGCGACATGTCCATGCCGAGCAGGCTGGCGCCGCCGTCGACCCCGACCTTCTGCGCCGACACCGCGACGTAGGCGTAACCCGTGCGCACGATCTCCCGGTGCGCCATCATCCACACCGCCGGGGCGTCGATGCCGCCGCTGACGTTGAGCCATTCGACCAGCACCGTGCCGTTGAAATGGGCGCGGTCGGCGGGGGTCAGCACCACGATCCGCGTGGTGTACTCCTGCTCGTCGGCCGGTGTCACCGGCCAGCGCCCGTCCGGGCCCAGCTCGCCGGCCGGGGCGTAGGAGGTCGCCGTTCCGGAGACGAAGAATTCCTCGGCGACATAGCCCAGGCTCGCGATCTCGAAGCCCCCCAACAACAACGCGGGCTTTCCGGGCACGGGCGTAGCGAGCGGCAAATCCGTCATGGGCACACCTTCGTGGGCGAGCCGTCACAGCGAACTGGGCAGCCCGAATTTCGCGAACAATCTGTCGTCGAGGAATGCAACCACATGCGAAACCCCGTCGCCGCGGACGTCCAGCACATGCAACTGGAAAGCCGCGCCCATCCGCAGGTACATCGCCGCGGCGGGCTGGCCGTTGGCGGGCAGCGGGATCATGCGCATGTCGCCGACGGGGCACTGCAGTTCGCGAGCTATTCGCGCCGGTAGGGGTCGGCGACCGCGGAAAAATCCGCGTCGCCGGACCGCTCCGCGAGCACGCTCACCCGATCGAGCCTACGCAGTGCCTACGACCCTTAAATCCCAAAGGGCTGTGCGTGAGCCACTACGCTGCCCGTAATGACAACGACGACGCGCACGGAACGGACCTTCGACGGCGTGGGCGGCGTGCGCATCGTGTACGACGTCTGGACACCCGACACCGCGCCGCGTGGGGTGGTCGTGCTCTCGCACGGCCTCGGTGAGTACGCCCGCCGCTATGACCACGTGGCGCAGCGCTTCGGGGAGGCCGGGCTGGTCACCTACGCGCTGGACCACCGCGGCCACGGCCGCTCCGGCGGCAAGCGCATGCTGGTGCGCGACATCGGGGAGTACACCGCCGACTTCGACACCCTGGTCGGCATCGCCACCCGGGAACAGCACGGGTGCAAGTGCATCGTGCTGGGGCACAGCATGGGCGGCGGGATCGTCTTCGCCTACGGCGTCGAACGCCCGGACAACTACGACCTCATGGTGCTGTCCGCTCCGGTGGTGGCGGCCCAGGAAGGGGTGTCGCCGCTGCTGGTGTTCGCCGCCAAGACGCTCGGTACCGTGATCCCCGGCGTGCCGGCGCAGGAACTCGACGTCGACGCGATCTCCCGCGATCCCGCCGTGGTCGCGGCCTACCGGGCGGACCCCCTGATCTACCACGGCAAGATTCCCTTCGGCGTGGGCCGGGCCTTGCTGCAGGTCGGCGAGACCATGCCGCAGCGCGCGCCGGCGCTGACCGCGCCGCTGCTGGTGGTGCACGGGTCCGCGGACCGGCTGGTGCCCGTCGAGGGCAGCCGCCGCCTGGTCGCTAGCGTGGGCTCCTCCGACGTCGAGCTGAAGGTGTATCCCGGGCTGTATCACGAAGTCTTCAACGAGCCGGAGCAAGACCAGGTGCTCGGCGACGTGGTCGCGTGGATCACCGCTCGGCTCTGAGCGAAATGTCGGACCGCTGTCGTAGGTTGGCGCTGTGAGTGACGACAAGATGCTGGCCCGCATCGCCGCGCTGCTGCGTCAGGCCGAGGGCACCGACAACACGCACGAGGCCGACGCGTTCATGAGCGCCGCGCAGCGACTGGCGACGTCGGCCTCGATCGATCTGGCCGTGGCCCGGTCGCATTCCTCGAATCGTTCGGCGGCGCAGGCCCCGACGCAGCGGACCATCACGATCGGGGAGGCCGGCACCAAGGGCCTGCGGACCTACGTGCAGCTGTTCGTGCTGATCGCGGCGGCCAACGACGTCAAATGCGACATCGCCTCGAATTCGACGTTCTGCTACGCTTACGGGTTTCCCGAGGACATCGACGCCAGCCACGCCCTATACGCCAGCCTGGTGGTCCAGATGGTGCGTGCGTCGGATGCCTACCTCGCCACCGGTGCGCACCGGCCCACGCCGACGATCACCGCCCGGCTGAACTTCCAGCTCGCGTTCGGGGCCCGCATCGGTCAGCGCCTGGCCGAAGCCCGCGAGGAGGCCCGGCGCGAAGCCACCAGGGATCGTGCGCGCCGACCAGGAACCGCTATTGCTCTGCGGGACAAAGAGGTTGAGCTGCGCGACTACTACCGCGGCACGTCCAAGGCGCGCGGCACCTGGCAGGCCAGCCGGGCCACCGCCGGCTACTCGTCTGCCGCGCGGCGCGCGGGCGACCGCGCGGGCAGGCGGGCGCGGCTCGGGAACAGCCCCGAGTTGCCGGGGTCGCGGAGCGCGTTGGGCCGGTGACGGAGGCGGGCTCCGGTCAGCGGGATTCGCAGCGCACCAAGGTTTACGCCGCTGAGGAGTTCGTCCGGACAATGTTCGACCGGGCCGCCGAGCGCGGCCTGCCCAACGTCGAGTTCTTCGGCACCCAGTTGACGCTGCCCCCAGAGGGGCGATTCGGCTCGGTGGACGCCGTCCAGCGCTATGTTGACCAAGTGCTCGAACTACCGGCGATACGGCAACGCTGGCCGGGCGTGTCGCCGCTGCGGGTACGGCCCCGCCGGGCGGCCACCGCGGCTCACTACGAAAATCGCGACGGCACAGGCGTTATCGCGGTGCCCGACCGGGACACCGCCGACTGGGCGCTGCGTGAGCTGGTGGTGCTGCACGAGGTCGCCCACCACGTCTGTCAGGCGGAGCCGGCGCACGGTCCCGAGTTCGTCGCGACGATCTGTGAGCTGGCGGAGCTCGTGATGGGCCCCGAACTGGGGCACGTGCTGCGGGTGGTCTACGCGAAAGAGGGTGTGCGTGGCTGACATGGCGGATCCCGACGCCCGGGCGCGCGAGGTCGAGAGTCGGATGACCGACGACGAACGCTTCTCGCTGTTGGTCGGCGTGATGGGGGCGGGCGAGCTATGGCCGTTGCCCGACAAGCGTATTCCTCCGGGCACACCGATGAGCGCCGGGTACGTGCCCGGCGTTCCCCGGCTCGGCGTACCGGCGCTGCTGATGAGCGATGCGGGCCTGGGTGTCACCAACCCCGGATATCGCCCCGGCGACACCGCGACCGCGCTGCCGGCCGGCCTGGCGCTGGCCGCCGGCTTCGATCCCGCCGTGGCCCTCGCCGCGGGCCAGGTGATCGGCCGCGAGGCGCGCAGCCGCGGATTCAACGTCCAACTGGCGGGATCGATGAACCTGGCCCGGGACCCGCGCAACGGCCGCAACTTCGAATACCTCTCCGAGGACCCGCTGTTGACCGCGACGATGGCCGCCGAGCAGGTCACCGGCATCCAGCAGCAGGGCGTGATCTCGACGGTCAAGCACTTCTCGCTGAATTGCAATGAGACCAACCGGCATTGGCTCGATGCGCTGATCGACCCCGACGCGCACCGCGAATCCGACCTGCTGGCCTTCGAGATCGCCATCGAGCGCGCGCAGCCGGGCGCGGTGATGACCGCCTACAACAAGGTCAACGGCGACTAC from Mycobacterium shigaense includes these protein-coding regions:
- a CDS encoding alpha/beta hydrolase, with protein sequence MTTTTRTERTFDGVGGVRIVYDVWTPDTAPRGVVVLSHGLGEYARRYDHVAQRFGEAGLVTYALDHRGHGRSGGKRMLVRDIGEYTADFDTLVGIATREQHGCKCIVLGHSMGGGIVFAYGVERPDNYDLMVLSAPVVAAQEGVSPLLVFAAKTLGTVIPGVPAQELDVDAISRDPAVVAAYRADPLIYHGKIPFGVGRALLQVGETMPQRAPALTAPLLVVHGSADRLVPVEGSRRLVASVGSSDVELKVYPGLYHEVFNEPEQDQVLGDVVAWITARL
- a CDS encoding TIGR04338 family metallohydrolase; this translates as MTEAGSGQRDSQRTKVYAAEEFVRTMFDRAAERGLPNVEFFGTQLTLPPEGRFGSVDAVQRYVDQVLELPAIRQRWPGVSPLRVRPRRAATAAHYENRDGTGVIAVPDRDTADWALRELVVLHEVAHHVCQAEPAHGPEFVATICELAELVMGPELGHVLRVVYAKEGVRG
- a CDS encoding MarR family transcriptional regulator, with the translated sequence MDTSTAKSPPTGRVMDVLGTLANSPQGRTSAELAKICGISTSTCALVLTELERRSWVTRRADRRFCLGSGLFGLVHGLRVQFPLLDRGREALDFLHDALGAGCSMSRIGGRRLTTIDTVGHGADGGHAVGQHFPIDPPFGLVAMAWRDEESVQAWLQRVLPRLTRAEIAQHQRVLADIRTRGYGAWRFDDTHESLHHRLAGVLASLEPTAQVAHQLTTLMTMVTLQSVTGSLEKDLPSTEFVVLPIFGQDDQPEYQIEIHLGRPAGLSLAALNAALRHAQDLLAALP
- a CDS encoding NAD(P)H-dependent amine dehydrogenase family protein codes for the protein MIKVGVWGPGSMGVIALRAVIDHPELHLVGVVVHSDAKAGRDAGELCGSAPVGVVATQDPAQLLAGDADVVVYAAGANLRPLEAVADMVSILRAGKNVVSCSVVPLVYPDGVDAAFTEPLRQAALDGGVSFFTTGIDSGFANDVLPLVLTGVSRVIESVRVTEMFNYATYPDKAAVYEILGFGKPPEYQAFAAQPGIFTFGWGPVVHQLAAGLGVKVDRIEESNERVAATESFDTPTGRIEADTIAAMRSTLTGYIGETATFVVDHVTRMRDDIAPEWPQPHISIAPKDLGYGLASGRGVYRVEIEGSPSMRCEFEMAEDHDHDLGARIAGSSRMVNAIPAVCAAAPGLLSALDLPLITGAGLVRPVDGPPPDSRLLQF
- a CDS encoding DMT family transporter; this translates as MPWTTASWVTLTYAVGFPIGALAVSSMSPMAVLVLRFSSAAIILAALALLARSAWPRGTQFWHVVVAGLFVQAVQFCCVYEALLLGAPAVLCAVVIAMNPVATALLAAIFLRERIGPLRVAALALGVAAVLAACARRLMGSHGVDPVIVLLVAALLGLSAGGVYQQRYCAGVDFRAMGAVQNAVALLPAAALTLLTPFAVHDAVKAAFAVTAMVLLNATLAVSLYLRAISMHGAAAVAMLFAVIPAVAAMLCWLALGQRPDIGVAIGLVAGGLACWLNSRAAGRRRAAQQVAEPEPVAVQPKMATCSASVYADGQN
- a CDS encoding LysR family transcriptional regulator; its protein translation is MPQVLDIAPLRSLVAVADCGGFHRAAAALHLSQSAVSQHLRKVESVVGQPVVERAGRGVLFTEVGQKVLRHARAILAAHDAALHDLGATEPRLLTIGATEHGADVMLPALTGTLRKRLPDRRPRFRLDRNVSLADALDRGLVDLAILLDGSGLDRANASGIVGLQWVSARSFNVPAGGPLPLVIYSEPCTLREPAFSVLEKHGVDYEIVAECGDLSGLYAAVRSGLGVALLPMIGKLPDGLCPAEGMPAPNSASILVRGRAGIDQELLATVDAAVRDVLVAEN
- a CDS encoding alpha/beta hydrolase domain-containing protein — its product is MTDLPLATPVPGKPALLLGGFEIASLGYVAEEFFVSGTATSYAPAGELGPDGRWPVTPADEQEYTTRIVVLTPADRAHFNGTVLVEWLNVSGGIDAPAVWMMAHREIVRTGYAYVAVSAQKVGVDGGASLLGMDMSLKSQDPARYAGLRHPGDAFCFDIFSQAGALARAVGDDTPLRGLRAENVVALGESQSAMFLSSYLNAVDPLATVYDGFLVHSRFGSVAPLDGSSIFDHLENPTPQAVKFRPDLRVPVLTIITETDLFGAVQHGYYFARQPDTDRLRVWEIAGAAHADNYTIQVAPIDTGTAPLDDIVAAYAPTDMLMGQQLDHYLNFAPQHHYVVQAALAALRGWVETGEPASAADPIQIRETEDLQPVSDSNGLAQGGVRTPWVDVPIARTSGAGGAELAATNVMSAIFGSGEPFDAATLSRLYPGGVAEYLDRFTTALDAAIQSGFILPADRAEILDLAAATYRT
- a CDS encoding pirin family protein — protein: MPATAELRRAADRAVTTAPWLRSRHSFSFGDHYEPDNTHHGLLLVNNDDIVEPDSGFDTHPHRDMEIVTWVLAGELTHSDSTGNHGVIYPGLAQRMSAGSGILHSEKNESSTEPVHFVQMWVVPDETGISPGYQQQLVDDDLLTAGLVTIASGMPGHDAAISLHNRNAALHAARLQAGATVVTPAARYVHLFVPRGAVAVEGIGELGAGDAVRFTDADSRRLTAREPAEVLIWEMHAGLGG
- a CDS encoding DUF2786 domain-containing protein — protein: MSDDKMLARIAALLRQAEGTDNTHEADAFMSAAQRLATSASIDLAVARSHSSNRSAAQAPTQRTITIGEAGTKGLRTYVQLFVLIAAANDVKCDIASNSTFCYAYGFPEDIDASHALYASLVVQMVRASDAYLATGAHRPTPTITARLNFQLAFGARIGQRLAEAREEARREATRDRARRPGTAIALRDKEVELRDYYRGTSKARGTWQASRATAGYSSAARRAGDRAGRRARLGNSPELPGSRSALGR
- a CDS encoding YhgE/Pip domain-containing protein; the protein is MSQSQPRHAAPNPKHNVKALRSVRFWALPILATLALMLALCALYLGGILNPATNLHHFPIAVVNEDAGPTGARIVAGLTTNLDKDKFDVRVVSRDEAKRLLDNAQVYGEMAIPVNLSTRLREFGEGSLVPGRVERPSITILTNQRAGTLGAGIAGQTLNSAAVNINQAVGQELSDQVAAQSGGAPLTGAAQLGLASPIDFKSTTYNPLPNGTGNGLSAFYYALLLLLAGFTGSIVVSTLVDSLLGYVPAEWGPVYRFAEQANISRFRTLLVKWAIMVVLALATSAIYLAIAHALGMPIPLGFPLWAFGVFAIVAVGVTSSSLIAVLGSTGLLFSMLVFVILGLPSAGATVPLEAVPPLFRWLAEFEPMHQVFLGVRALLYLNGAGQAGLSQALWMTSLGLVIGLLVGGIITRIYDRSGFHRIPGAVELAIAEAHQAHHKSRKTAQASPAGSKRDAAAAGDPEPTHDAAPADDPRPETPSDRT